The Streptomyces sp. NBC_00440 genome contains a region encoding:
- a CDS encoding extracellular solute-binding protein produces the protein MRRGIAATALVAALALAATACGSDSGSGKADGVTTITWWDTSNATNEAPTYRALVKEFEAANKGIKVTYVNVPFDQAQNKFDTAAGAKGAPDVLRSEVGWTPAFAKKGYFLPLDGTEALKDKAHFEPNLLKQAQFDGKTYGVPLVTDTLAFVYNKALFAKAGITKAPATWGELKSDAAAVKSKTRADGYWASTAGYYAQPFLYGEGTDTVDLAHKKVTIAGAPAVKGLETWKGLFSGPGLHKADTTADAYAHQQDAFVNGKVASIIQGPWEITNFYKGSAFKDKKNLGIATVPAGSTGKAGAPTGGHNLAVYAGSDKAHQAASLKFLNFMTSAKSQEQIALKNSTLPTRSDAYTAEVTADPGIAGFQKVLGASQPRPELPEYSSLWGPMDTELPKVADGKESLQDGVKSLSENMAKLVPGFTN, from the coding sequence ATGCGACGTGGCATAGCGGCCACCGCCCTGGTCGCGGCCCTGGCGCTCGCGGCGACGGCTTGCGGCAGTGACAGCGGCAGCGGCAAGGCGGACGGTGTCACCACCATCACCTGGTGGGACACCTCGAACGCCACGAACGAGGCACCGACCTACCGGGCGCTGGTCAAGGAGTTCGAGGCGGCGAACAAGGGCATCAAGGTCACCTACGTCAACGTCCCCTTCGACCAGGCGCAGAACAAGTTCGACACGGCCGCCGGTGCCAAGGGCGCCCCGGACGTGCTGCGCTCCGAGGTCGGCTGGACCCCTGCCTTCGCCAAGAAGGGCTACTTCCTCCCGCTGGACGGCACCGAAGCCCTCAAGGACAAGGCGCACTTCGAGCCCAACCTGCTGAAGCAGGCGCAGTTCGACGGCAAGACCTACGGTGTCCCGCTGGTCACGGACACCCTCGCCTTCGTCTACAACAAGGCGCTCTTCGCCAAGGCCGGCATCACCAAGGCCCCCGCCACCTGGGGCGAGCTGAAGAGCGACGCGGCCGCGGTCAAGTCGAAGACCAGGGCCGACGGCTACTGGGCCAGCACCGCCGGGTACTACGCGCAGCCCTTCCTGTACGGCGAGGGCACCGACACCGTCGACCTCGCGCACAAGAAGGTCACCATCGCCGGTGCCCCCGCGGTCAAGGGCCTGGAGACCTGGAAGGGCCTCTTCAGCGGCCCCGGTCTGCACAAGGCGGACACCACGGCCGACGCCTACGCCCACCAGCAGGACGCCTTCGTCAACGGCAAGGTCGCCTCGATCATCCAGGGGCCCTGGGAGATCACGAACTTCTACAAGGGCTCGGCCTTCAAGGACAAGAAGAACCTGGGCATCGCCACCGTCCCGGCCGGCTCCACCGGCAAGGCGGGCGCCCCCACCGGCGGCCACAACCTCGCCGTCTACGCGGGCTCCGACAAGGCGCACCAGGCCGCGTCGCTGAAGTTCCTGAACTTCATGACATCGGCGAAGAGCCAGGAGCAGATCGCGCTCAAGAACTCCACACTGCCGACCCGCTCCGACGCCTACACCGCCGAGGTCACGGCCGACCCCGGCATCGCCGGCTTCCAGAAGGTGCTCGGCGCCTCGCAGCCGCGGCCGGAACTGCCCGAGTACAGCTCGCTCTGGGGTCCGATGGACACCGAGCTGCCCAAGGTCGCCGACGGCAAGGAATCGCTCCAGGACGGGGTCAAGTCCCTGAGCGAGAACATGGCCAAGCTGGTCCCCGGCTTCACCAACTGA
- a CDS encoding glycoside hydrolase family 13 protein, whose protein sequence is MTQQTQQLTGAATASGARTRWWRDAVIYQVYVRSFADSDGDGIGDLRGIEERLPYLAELGADAVWLTPFYASPQADGGYDVADYRVVDPLFGTLSDAESLLRAAHRLGLRVIVDVVPNHTSDRHVWFREALAGGPARTRYHFRPGRGADGELPPNDWQSVFGGPAWTRVSDGSWYLHLFAPEQPDLNWENPEVRAEFESVLRFWLELGGRGVDGFRVDVAHGMVKAAGLPDIGTAEQVRMIGSQTLPFFDQDGVHEIHRSWRTLLDSYPGERIGVAEAWAPSAGRLALYVRPDELHQAFNFQFLRCPWDAAAMRAVVDDSLAATASVGAPTTWVLSNHDVVRHVTRYGDGAAGLRRARAAALLMLALPGSVYLYQGEELGLPEVTDLPDELREDPSFFRGAGQDGLRDGCRVPIPWTGEGPSYGFGPAPGWLPQPTGWGELSVAAQTGDAGSTLELYRAALALRRRVDGLGDGPMSWLEGPDGVLVFTRPGFVCTVNTLPDSVELRVPGRPLLSSAAPDISGESVRIPGDSCTWWAI, encoded by the coding sequence ATGACGCAGCAGACGCAGCAGCTCACCGGCGCGGCCACCGCATCCGGGGCCCGCACCCGATGGTGGCGGGACGCCGTCATCTACCAGGTGTACGTGCGGTCCTTCGCGGACAGCGACGGGGACGGCATCGGGGATCTGCGGGGCATCGAGGAGCGGCTGCCGTACCTCGCCGAGCTGGGCGCCGACGCGGTCTGGCTCACCCCCTTCTACGCGTCGCCGCAGGCCGACGGGGGCTACGACGTCGCCGACTACCGGGTCGTGGACCCGCTGTTCGGGACGCTGTCCGACGCCGAGTCGCTGCTGCGCGCCGCGCACCGGCTGGGGCTGCGGGTGATCGTGGACGTGGTCCCCAACCACACGTCGGACCGGCATGTGTGGTTCAGGGAGGCACTGGCGGGCGGCCCGGCCCGCACCCGCTACCACTTCAGGCCCGGCCGGGGTGCGGACGGTGAACTGCCGCCCAACGACTGGCAGTCGGTGTTCGGCGGCCCGGCCTGGACGCGGGTGTCCGACGGCTCCTGGTACCTCCATCTCTTCGCCCCCGAACAGCCCGATCTCAACTGGGAGAACCCGGAGGTACGTGCGGAGTTCGAGTCGGTGCTGCGGTTCTGGCTGGAGCTCGGCGGGCGCGGCGTGGACGGGTTCCGTGTCGACGTGGCGCACGGCATGGTCAAGGCCGCCGGGCTGCCCGACATCGGCACCGCCGAGCAGGTGCGGATGATCGGCTCCCAGACGCTCCCCTTCTTCGACCAGGACGGGGTGCACGAGATCCACCGCTCCTGGCGGACGTTGCTCGACTCCTACCCGGGGGAACGCATCGGGGTCGCCGAGGCGTGGGCCCCGTCCGCCGGGCGCCTCGCCCTGTACGTGCGCCCCGACGAACTGCACCAGGCCTTCAACTTCCAGTTCCTGCGGTGTCCCTGGGACGCGGCGGCGATGCGCGCGGTGGTGGACGACTCGCTGGCCGCGACGGCTTCGGTGGGGGCGCCCACCACCTGGGTGCTCTCCAACCACGATGTCGTACGCCATGTCACGCGGTACGGGGACGGGGCGGCCGGACTGCGCCGGGCCCGCGCCGCCGCGCTGCTGATGCTGGCGCTGCCCGGCTCCGTCTACCTCTACCAGGGCGAGGAGCTCGGGCTGCCCGAAGTCACCGACCTGCCCGACGAGCTGCGCGAGGACCCGTCGTTCTTCCGCGGCGCGGGACAGGACGGGCTGCGGGACGGCTGCCGGGTGCCGATCCCCTGGACCGGAGAAGGGCCTTCGTACGGATTCGGGCCCGCCCCGGGATGGCTGCCGCAGCCGACAGGCTGGGGGGAGCTCTCCGTTGCGGCGCAGACCGGGGACGCCGGATCGACCCTGGAGCTGTACCGCGCCGCGCTCGCGCTCCGGCGCCGGGTGGACGGTCTGGGCGACGGTCCGATGAGCTGGCTCGAAGGGCCCGACGGGGTACTCGTCTTCACCCGGCCCGGTTTCGTCTGCACCGTCAACACCCTGCCGGACTCCGTCGAACTGCGCGTACCGGGAAGGCCGCTGCTGTCGTCGGCCGCCCCGGACATCTCCGGTGAATCCGTGCGCATTCCCGGTGATTCCTGCACCTGGTGGGCAATCTGA
- a CDS encoding DUF3472 domain-containing protein encodes MRMRHLLTTGTLATAAGAAVLLMGPAAPVQAADTGQTPGTYAYWSAPSDVTSVSIPMTLQHSPGNYNAYWSTQFNFAGSGASGYMGFQTHQDGGGMFLVSIWNGTEATAGGSGTYCQDFDEGGTGKTCRLDQRPVEGHQYAMEAAQQSGSYWKYSIVDRTAGTTTVLGNIKIDGDHPMAGSSFDSWTEYFDWNNPATVCADAKYSKLLFGIPTTSAGKGTYNSSSLSDTCQSIAKVTLDASGATEENGIGQ; translated from the coding sequence ATGCGGATGCGGCACCTGCTCACCACCGGAACACTGGCCACGGCGGCGGGCGCCGCCGTGCTGCTCATGGGGCCAGCGGCCCCCGTACAGGCCGCCGACACCGGGCAGACCCCCGGTACGTACGCCTACTGGAGCGCACCCTCCGACGTCACATCGGTCTCCATCCCGATGACGCTCCAGCACTCGCCCGGCAACTACAACGCCTACTGGTCGACCCAGTTCAACTTCGCCGGCAGCGGGGCTTCTGGGTACATGGGGTTCCAGACCCACCAGGACGGCGGCGGGATGTTCCTCGTCTCGATCTGGAACGGTACGGAGGCCACCGCGGGCGGCTCCGGAACCTACTGCCAGGACTTCGACGAGGGCGGCACCGGCAAGACCTGCCGGCTCGACCAGCGGCCCGTCGAAGGGCACCAGTACGCGATGGAGGCGGCGCAGCAGTCCGGCTCGTACTGGAAGTACTCCATCGTCGACAGGACCGCGGGCACCACCACGGTCCTCGGGAACATCAAGATCGACGGCGACCATCCGATGGCCGGATCCAGCTTCGACAGCTGGACCGAGTACTTCGACTGGAACAACCCCGCCACCGTCTGCGCCGACGCCAAGTACTCCAAGCTGCTGTTCGGCATTCCCACCACCAGTGCGGGCAAGGGCACTTACAACTCCTCCAGCCTCAGCGACACCTGCCAGTCCATCGCCAAGGTGACCCTGGACGCCTCCGGGGCGACGGAGGAGAACGGCATCGGGCAGTAG
- a CDS encoding carbohydrate ABC transporter permease — protein sequence MTVAVAGAGPKRRSPAQRIKQSWQKHWYAYAMAAPVVVVLGVLVGYPLVQGLYLTLTDANSLNSARTIGVNHIDATYKFIGLHNYADILWGPTAWDRFWSHFLWTIVWTAACVALHYCIGLGLALLLNQKLRGRTLYRMLLILPWAVPTFVTVFSWRIMLGDSGIVNSVLGGLHLPQPAWLEEPHFQQLAAIIVNTWCGVPFMMVSLLGGLQSISADLYEAAEMDGASPWQRFLNVTLPGLRSVSSTVVLLGIIWTFNQFAIIFLLFGNGAPDAQILVTWAYRLGFGQQPRDYAQSAAYGVLLLSILIVFTSFYRRWLARSEKASS from the coding sequence ATGACCGTTGCCGTCGCAGGCGCGGGCCCGAAGCGTCGCAGTCCGGCGCAGCGCATCAAGCAGTCCTGGCAGAAGCACTGGTACGCCTACGCGATGGCGGCCCCGGTCGTCGTCGTCCTCGGTGTCCTGGTGGGCTATCCGCTGGTCCAGGGCCTCTACCTCACCCTGACCGACGCGAACAGCCTCAACTCGGCCCGCACCATCGGCGTCAACCACATCGACGCCACCTACAAGTTCATCGGGCTGCACAACTACGCGGACATCCTCTGGGGGCCGACCGCCTGGGACCGCTTCTGGTCCCACTTCCTCTGGACCATCGTCTGGACCGCCGCCTGTGTGGCCCTGCACTACTGCATCGGCCTCGGCCTGGCCCTGCTGCTCAACCAGAAGCTCCGCGGCCGGACCCTCTACCGGATGCTCCTGATCCTGCCCTGGGCGGTGCCGACCTTCGTCACCGTCTTCTCCTGGCGGATCATGCTCGGCGACTCCGGCATCGTGAACTCGGTGCTGGGCGGCCTCCATCTGCCCCAGCCCGCCTGGCTGGAGGAGCCGCACTTCCAGCAGCTCGCCGCGATCATCGTCAACACCTGGTGCGGGGTTCCGTTCATGATGGTGTCGCTGCTCGGCGGGCTCCAGTCGATCTCCGCCGACCTGTACGAGGCCGCCGAGATGGACGGCGCGAGCCCCTGGCAGCGGTTCCTCAACGTCACCCTGCCCGGCCTGCGTTCGGTGAGCTCCACCGTCGTCCTGCTCGGCATCATCTGGACGTTCAACCAGTTCGCCATCATCTTCCTGCTGTTCGGCAACGGCGCACCGGACGCCCAGATCCTCGTCACCTGGGCCTACCGCCTCGGCTTCGGCCAGCAGCCCAGGGACTACGCCCAGTCCGCCGCGTACGGCGTGCTGCTGCTCTCCATCCTGATCGTCTTCACCTCCTTCTACCGGCGCTGGCTGGCCCGTAGCGAGAAGGCCAGCAGCTGA
- a CDS encoding phosphatase PAP2 family protein: MGETTVKTLDGHSATASPVVAKEPHISFIGRLRTPRRPRIWFEVLLIAVSYWGYSLIRNAVPEQKAEALRNADWIWHAEHFLGISVEQHINHAINSVTWLIVAMNYYYATLHFIMTISVLVWLFHFHPGRYAAARLALFATTAVALAGYYLYPLAPPRLMNNNHFIDTVLVHHTWGSMASGNLKNMSNQYAAMPSMHIGWSLWCGLIIFALARAPWVRILGLVYPALTLLVIVSTANHFWLDAVGGVLCLAFGTGLSYAWYGALPHRLPRVPEKVRASGKGGTFTQGIHGTLKPVPAKSVPSDR, translated from the coding sequence ATGGGTGAAACGACTGTGAAGACACTGGACGGCCATTCGGCCACCGCGTCACCCGTCGTGGCCAAGGAGCCTCACATCTCATTCATCGGGCGTCTGCGTACGCCCCGCCGCCCCCGTATCTGGTTCGAAGTACTGCTGATCGCGGTGAGTTACTGGGGTTACTCCCTGATCCGCAACGCGGTACCGGAGCAGAAGGCGGAGGCGCTGCGCAACGCGGACTGGATCTGGCACGCCGAGCACTTTCTCGGTATTTCGGTCGAGCAGCACATCAACCACGCCATAAATTCGGTGACATGGTTGATCGTCGCGATGAACTACTACTACGCGACACTGCACTTCATCATGACCATCAGCGTCCTGGTCTGGCTGTTCCACTTCCATCCGGGGCGCTACGCGGCGGCCCGTCTGGCGCTCTTCGCGACGACCGCGGTGGCGCTGGCCGGCTACTACCTGTACCCACTGGCACCGCCGCGTCTGATGAACAACAACCACTTCATCGACACGGTGCTGGTGCACCACACCTGGGGTTCGATGGCCTCGGGCAACCTCAAGAACATGTCGAACCAGTACGCCGCGATGCCCTCGATGCACATCGGCTGGTCCCTCTGGTGCGGCCTGATCATCTTCGCCCTGGCCCGTGCCCCCTGGGTCCGGATCCTGGGCCTGGTGTACCCGGCCCTGACCCTCCTGGTGATCGTCTCGACGGCGAACCACTTCTGGCTGGACGCGGTGGGCGGCGTACTCTGCCTGGCTTTCGGCACCGGCCTCTCGTACGCCTGGTACGGAGCACTGCCGCACCGGCTGCCACGGGTCCCGGAGAAGGTCAGAGCCAGCGGCAAGGGCGGTACCTTCACCCAGGGCATCCACGGCACGCTGAAGCCGGTACCGGCCAAATCGGTCCCGTCGGACCGCTGA
- a CDS encoding PstS family phosphate ABC transporter substrate-binding protein encodes MRCAGAGRVPCEVFGSPRGIDKLSLDQLDAALSTTRNRGGKAARTWGDLGVTGDWADKPIHIVGLQPWNGFEEFARQRVLDHNGKRGEWRPGAADGSTPADPNVHWEKTVFNLAKDVHDDPYAIGYTGMACVDQGVKVLSLSDHVGDAAYAPTYENVASAAYPLSRVTYFNVNKRPGKQLDPVMEELIRFILSKQGQHVVAGQQVFLPLRSGQATASLRALNTAP; translated from the coding sequence GTGCGTTGCGCTGGAGCTGGTCGCGTTCCGTGCGAAGTTTTCGGATCTCCTCGCGGGATCGACAAGCTCTCCCTCGACCAGCTCGACGCCGCGCTCTCCACCACCCGCAACCGCGGCGGCAAGGCGGCCAGGACATGGGGGGATCTGGGCGTGACCGGTGACTGGGCCGACAAGCCGATCCATATCGTCGGGCTTCAGCCGTGGAACGGATTCGAGGAGTTCGCACGCCAGAGGGTGCTCGACCACAACGGCAAGCGCGGTGAGTGGAGGCCGGGCGCGGCTGACGGCAGTACGCCCGCGGACCCGAACGTGCACTGGGAGAAGACGGTCTTCAACCTGGCCAAGGACGTCCACGACGATCCCTACGCCATCGGGTACACCGGCATGGCCTGCGTCGACCAGGGCGTCAAGGTCCTCTCGCTCAGCGATCACGTCGGTGACGCCGCCTACGCCCCCACGTACGAGAACGTCGCCTCGGCCGCCTACCCGCTGAGCAGGGTTACGTACTTCAACGTCAACAAGCGGCCCGGGAAGCAGCTGGACCCGGTGATGGAGGAGCTGATCCGTTTCATCCTCAGCAAGCAGGGGCAGCACGTGGTGGCCGGACAGCAGGTCTTCCTTCCGCTGCGCTCCGGCCAGGCGACAGCCAGCCTCCGGGCACTGAACACCGCGCCCTGA
- a CDS encoding bifunctional [glutamine synthetase] adenylyltransferase/[glutamine synthetase]-adenylyl-L-tyrosine phosphorylase, translated as MSVPGRRGSTFTRLLRHGFTDPAAAERLLDAPELASVRDDSVLLDALGATADPDLALLGLVRMAESQQPDERQTLLDTLIAAKPLRDRLLGVLGASEALGDHLARHPHDWHALVTYETADLHPGVPEFEEGLAGATDAVELRIAYRRCLLAIAARDVCGTTDVREAAAELADLATATLRAALAIASAAAPEDAALCRLAVVAMGKCGGHELNYVSDVDVIFVAEPIEPTGIGESADEAGAMQAATRLAAHLMRICSDTNIEGTIWPVDANLRPEGRNGPLVRTLSSHLAYYDRWAKTWEFQALLKARAVAGDAALGVEYTEAVGPLVWQASERENFVADAQKMRRRVIDNIPPDLVDRELKLGPGGLRDVEFAVQLLQLVHGRNDATLRSGNTLDALAALAAGGYVGRTDAAQLDAAYRFLRAMEHRIQLYRLRRTHLVPEDPADLRRLGRSLGLRTEPVAELTRQWKRHAAVVRRLHEKLFYRPLLDAVAQLAPGEIRLSPRAAGQRLEALGYADPAGALRHLEALSSGVSRKAAIQRTLLPVLLGWFADSADPDAGLLGFRKVSDALGKTPWYLRLLRDEGAAAENLARVLSAGRLAPDLLLRAPEAVALLGARGGLEPRPREILEQEVLAAVGRAETPEGAVASARGVRRRELFRTAAADLISSYGTEENPAESDPGALVDRVGNAVTDLNAATIAGALRAAVRAQWGDTLPTRFAVIGMGRFGGHELSYGSDADVLFLHAPRDGVDDQEAARAANAVVAEMRRLLQLPTADPPLVIDADLRPEGKSGPTVRTLASYAAYYRRWSRVWESQALLRAEPMAGDAELGRGFIELVDPLRYPVEGLGDDAVREIRRLKARMESERMPRGADPTLHAKLGRGGLSDVEWTVQLLQMQHGWEVPGLRTTRTRTALSAAHAADLISTEDAQTLDEAWVLASRVRNAVMLVRGRAGDTFPSDGRELAAMARYLGYETGHVGDMLDDYRRATRRARGVMEERFYGA; from the coding sequence ATGAGCGTGCCGGGACGCAGAGGCAGTACGTTCACCCGGCTGCTCCGGCACGGTTTCACCGACCCGGCGGCGGCCGAGCGGCTGCTCGACGCCCCCGAGCTGGCCTCCGTACGCGATGACTCCGTCCTGCTCGACGCGCTCGGTGCCACCGCCGACCCGGATCTCGCCCTGCTCGGGCTGGTCCGCATGGCCGAGTCCCAGCAGCCCGACGAGCGGCAGACGCTGCTGGACACACTGATCGCGGCCAAGCCGCTGCGCGACCGGCTGCTCGGGGTGCTCGGCGCGTCCGAGGCGCTCGGCGACCACCTGGCGCGGCACCCGCACGACTGGCACGCCCTCGTCACGTACGAGACGGCCGATCTGCATCCCGGCGTTCCCGAGTTCGAGGAAGGGCTCGCCGGGGCGACCGACGCGGTGGAGCTGCGGATCGCCTACCGGCGGTGTCTGCTGGCCATCGCGGCCCGGGACGTCTGCGGCACGACCGACGTGCGGGAGGCCGCCGCCGAACTGGCCGACCTGGCAACCGCCACCCTGCGCGCCGCCCTCGCCATCGCATCGGCCGCGGCCCCCGAGGACGCCGCGCTCTGCCGCCTCGCGGTCGTCGCGATGGGCAAGTGCGGCGGGCACGAGCTCAACTACGTGTCCGACGTGGACGTCATCTTCGTCGCGGAGCCCATCGAGCCCACCGGCATCGGCGAGAGCGCCGACGAGGCCGGGGCGATGCAGGCCGCCACCCGGCTCGCCGCACACCTCATGCGGATCTGCTCCGACACCAACATCGAGGGCACCATCTGGCCCGTCGACGCGAACCTGCGGCCCGAGGGGCGCAACGGACCGCTGGTCCGTACGCTCTCCAGCCATCTCGCGTACTACGACCGCTGGGCCAAGACCTGGGAGTTCCAGGCGCTCCTCAAGGCCCGCGCGGTCGCGGGCGACGCCGCGCTCGGTGTGGAGTACACCGAAGCGGTCGGGCCCCTGGTGTGGCAGGCGTCCGAGCGGGAGAACTTCGTCGCCGACGCCCAGAAGATGCGCCGCCGGGTCATCGACAACATCCCCCCGGACCTCGTCGACCGCGAACTGAAACTCGGGCCCGGCGGGCTGCGGGACGTGGAGTTCGCCGTCCAGCTGCTCCAGCTCGTGCACGGCCGCAACGACGCGACCCTGCGCAGCGGCAACACCCTGGACGCCCTCGCGGCCCTGGCAGCCGGCGGCTACGTGGGCAGGACCGACGCGGCGCAGCTCGACGCGGCCTACCGCTTCCTGCGGGCCATGGAGCACCGGATCCAGCTGTACCGCCTCCGGCGCACCCACCTGGTGCCGGAGGACCCGGCGGACCTGCGCAGGCTCGGGCGCTCGCTGGGACTGCGCACCGAACCTGTCGCCGAACTCACCAGGCAGTGGAAGCGCCATGCGGCGGTCGTCAGGCGGCTGCACGAGAAGCTCTTCTACCGGCCTCTCCTGGACGCCGTCGCACAGCTGGCGCCCGGCGAGATCCGGCTCAGCCCCAGGGCGGCGGGCCAGCGCCTCGAAGCGCTCGGCTACGCGGACCCGGCCGGCGCCCTGCGGCATCTGGAGGCGCTCTCCTCCGGGGTCTCCAGGAAGGCCGCCATCCAGCGCACCCTGCTGCCCGTGCTGCTCGGCTGGTTCGCGGACTCCGCCGACCCGGACGCCGGGCTGCTCGGCTTCCGCAAGGTCTCCGACGCGCTGGGCAAGACCCCCTGGTACCTGCGGCTGCTGCGGGACGAGGGCGCCGCCGCCGAGAATCTCGCCCGGGTCCTCTCCGCTGGCCGGCTCGCCCCCGACCTGCTGCTGCGGGCCCCGGAGGCGGTCGCGCTGCTCGGTGCGCGCGGCGGGCTCGAACCGCGCCCTCGCGAGATCCTGGAGCAGGAGGTGCTGGCGGCCGTCGGCCGCGCCGAGACCCCCGAAGGCGCTGTCGCGTCCGCGCGCGGAGTGCGCCGCCGCGAACTGTTCCGTACCGCGGCTGCCGACCTGATCAGCTCGTACGGCACCGAGGAGAACCCCGCGGAATCCGATCCCGGGGCGCTGGTCGACCGGGTCGGCAACGCCGTCACCGATCTGAACGCCGCCACCATCGCGGGCGCGCTGCGGGCCGCCGTACGGGCGCAGTGGGGCGACACCCTGCCCACCCGGTTCGCGGTCATCGGCATGGGCCGCTTCGGCGGCCACGAGCTGAGCTACGGCTCGGACGCCGACGTGCTCTTCCTGCACGCGCCGCGGGACGGCGTGGACGACCAGGAGGCGGCCCGCGCCGCGAACGCCGTCGTCGCCGAGATGCGCAGGCTCCTCCAGCTGCCGACCGCCGACCCGCCACTGGTGATCGACGCGGACCTGCGCCCCGAGGGCAAGAGCGGCCCGACGGTGCGGACACTGGCCTCCTACGCCGCGTACTACCGGCGCTGGTCGCGCGTCTGGGAGAGCCAGGCGCTGCTGCGCGCCGAGCCGATGGCCGGCGACGCGGAGCTGGGCCGCGGCTTCATCGAGCTCGTCGACCCGCTGCGCTATCCCGTCGAGGGGCTCGGGGACGACGCCGTACGCGAGATCCGCCGTCTCAAGGCGCGGATGGAGTCCGAGCGGATGCCGCGCGGCGCCGACCCGACGCTCCACGCGAAGCTGGGCCGGGGCGGGCTCAGCGACGTGGAGTGGACCGTGCAGCTGCTGCAGATGCAGCACGGCTGGGAGGTGCCGGGGCTGCGGACCACCCGCACCCGGACCGCGCTCTCCGCCGCGCACGCCGCGGACCTGATCTCCACGGAGGACGCGCAGACGCTGGACGAGGCGTGGGTGCTGGCGTCGCGGGTGCGCAACGCGGTGATGCTGGTGCGGGGGAGGGCCGGTGACACGTTTCCCTCGGACGGGCGGGAGCTGGCCGCGATGGCGCGGTACCTGGGGTACGAGACGGGGCACGTGGGGGACATGCTGGACGACTACCGGCGCGCGACGAGGCGGGCCCGCGGGGTGATGGAGGAGCGGTTCTACGGGGCGTAG
- a CDS encoding LacI family DNA-binding transcriptional regulator → MTARLADIATQAGVSEATVSRVLNGKPGVAAATRESVLAALDVLGYERPVRLRRRSAGLVGLITPELENPIFPALAQVIGQALTRQGYTPVLATQTPGGSTEDELTEMLVERGVAGIIFVSGLHADTTADMRRYEQLRAQGVPYVLVNGFSAKVQAPFISPDDRAAMRLAVTHLASLGHTRIGLALGPRRFVPVLRKTEGFQAEMRARFGLSAAESGKLIQHSLFTLEGGQAAASELIASGCTAVVCASDMMALGAIRAARQLGFDVPRDISVVGFDDSPLIAFTDPPMTTIRQPVTAMGQAAVRTLLEEVGGTPAPHSEFVFMTELVVRGSTAAAPGSASGPVSRGEDVNKA, encoded by the coding sequence ATGACCGCACGGCTTGCCGACATCGCAACTCAGGCGGGGGTCAGCGAAGCGACGGTGAGCCGGGTCCTCAACGGCAAGCCCGGGGTAGCGGCGGCCACCCGCGAGTCCGTACTCGCCGCACTCGACGTACTCGGCTACGAACGTCCGGTACGGCTGCGGCGGCGGAGCGCCGGTCTGGTCGGTCTGATCACGCCCGAGCTGGAGAACCCGATCTTCCCGGCGCTGGCCCAGGTCATCGGCCAGGCCCTGACCCGGCAGGGGTATACGCCGGTCCTGGCCACCCAGACACCGGGCGGCTCCACCGAGGACGAGCTCACCGAGATGCTGGTGGAGCGCGGGGTCGCGGGCATCATCTTCGTCTCGGGACTGCACGCGGACACCACGGCGGACATGCGGCGCTACGAGCAGCTGCGCGCCCAGGGTGTGCCGTACGTCCTGGTCAACGGCTTCTCGGCGAAGGTGCAGGCGCCCTTCATCTCGCCCGACGACCGCGCGGCGATGCGGCTGGCCGTCACCCACCTCGCGTCGCTCGGCCACACCCGGATCGGGCTGGCGCTCGGACCGCGGCGCTTCGTGCCCGTACTGCGCAAGACAGAGGGCTTCCAGGCCGAGATGCGGGCCAGGTTCGGGCTGTCGGCGGCCGAGAGCGGGAAGCTGATCCAGCACTCGCTGTTCACGCTGGAGGGCGGCCAGGCGGCCGCGTCCGAGCTCATCGCGTCGGGCTGTACGGCGGTGGTCTGCGCCAGCGACATGATGGCACTCGGTGCCATCAGGGCCGCCCGCCAGCTGGGGTTCGACGTTCCGCGCGACATCTCGGTGGTCGGCTTCGACGACTCCCCGCTCATAGCGTTCACGGACCCGCCGATGACCACCATCAGGCAGCCGGTCACCGCCATGGGCCAGGCAGCTGTCCGGACCCTGCTCGAAGAGGTCGGCGGCACCCCTGCACCGCACAGCGAATTCGTCTTTATGACCGAGTTGGTAGTCCGTGGTTCCACCGCGGCCGCGCCGGGATCCGCGTCGGGCCCGGTATCCCGGGGCGAGGACGTCAACAAGGCGTAG